The following proteins are encoded in a genomic region of Diabrotica virgifera virgifera chromosome 1, PGI_DIABVI_V3a:
- the LOC114333391 gene encoding uncharacterized protein LOC114333391, translating into MCFIYFHFVDWSDYTPSKLKQPVAKELKEKKGKVTGSTRNAKWCKVAEAKLELYRLKKQALIADHNRKKDLHDLQVKYLKEEHDLKMSLLRGKQQPQTKKM; encoded by the exons ATGTGTttcatatattttcattttgtagaTTGGTCTGATTATACACCATCAAAACTGAAACAACCAGTGGCAAAGGAACTAAAGGAAAAAAAAG GAAAGGTAACTGGGAGTACCAGAAATGCAAAATGGTGCAAGGTGGCTGAAGCCAAATTAGAATTATACCGGTTGAAAAAGCAAGCACTGATAGCCGATCACAATAGAAAGAAGGACTTGCATGACCTCCAAGTCAAATATCTAAAAGAAGAACACGATTTAAAAATGAGTTTATTACGAGGAAAGCAGCAGCCACAAaccaaaaaaatgtaa